In Rutidosis leptorrhynchoides isolate AG116_Rl617_1_P2 chromosome 2, CSIRO_AGI_Rlap_v1, whole genome shotgun sequence, one genomic interval encodes:
- the LOC139892345 gene encoding uncharacterized protein: protein MSTAIFFFLTLLTTILPPPSATATTSETQSLISFKQSLRDPLGALDTWNTSTPAAPCDWRGVTCYNGRVRELSLSRLALSGQLTGRISEMTQLRKLSLHSNNFNGIIPLTLSQCTLLRAVYLQNNYFSGVIPPSLGNLTSLLILNFAHNLLSGSIPDNLPPNIRNLDLSDNALSGNIPMNLTVMHQIQVINFSFNSLSGQIPPVIGDFQSLQYLLLDSNELYGTIPSAIGNCSALIHFSADNNRLSGLIPASLGEISHLEVVSVSGNDLTGSIPNSLLLNDNSSIRIINFGVNSLTGFGNIINAQNTTTFSRSIEVLNVHENHVNETFPVWVTNLRTLRSLDLSGNSFFGRLPGEIGNLVDLVELKVANNLLFGDVPTEIGKCTLLNVVDLEGNKLSGTIPDVLGELVKLKYVSLGRNQLNGNVPLTIVNLLGLETLNLGENKLTGVLPGELTRLSNLTSLNLSYNNFSGEFPNFFGGFKGLTELNVSGGQFSGEFPASIVNLRSLSTLDLSKQRFSGELPVELFGLPNLRVVCLEENEFFGDVPEGFSSLSSLEHLNLSSNLFSGDIPKEYGYLSSLVVLSVSNNRITDSIPAALGNLSSLEVLELDRNELTGSIPVTISELYNLKRLDLSHNRLTGEIPESISNCLSLDSLLLDSNNLSGSIPESISKLSNLTELDLSSNILTGKIPGSLTMITDLKHLNLSRNDLEGEIPKMLASRFTDSSAFGMNTHLCGKPLRKKCRKKVPKKLILVICLAAGGGLLLLILCCGYVCLLLRWRKKLSRMGKAGGVKKPSPGRGSSGRDGSSGGENGPPKVVLFKNKITYSDALDATRQFDEENVLSRGTFGLLFKASFSDGTVLSIRRLPDTSVPESTFKKEAESLGKVKHRNLTVLRGYFASRSDNVRLLVYDYMPNGNLATLLQEASHQDGHVLNWPMRHLIALGIARGLAFVHSIPMVHGDIKPHNILFDADFEAHISDFGLNKLTAPVQVEASTSSTTSPIGTVGYVAPEATLTGEMTKEADVYSYGVVLLEILTGRNPVMFNHDEDIVKWVKRQLQQGQISELLEPGLLELDPESSEWEEFLLGLKVGLLCTTSDPTDRPAMLDVVFMLEGCRVGPDLPSSADPTSIPSPI from the coding sequence ATGTCAACGGCTATTTTCTTCTTCCTCACCCTACTCACCACCATACTACCACCACCCTCCGCCACCGCAACAACCTCCGAGACACAATCCCTAATTTCCTTCAAACAAAGCCTCCGCGATCCACTCGGCGCGCTCGACACCTGGAACACGTCAACTCCTGCCGCACCATGCGATTGGCGTGGCGTGACGTGTTACAACGGCCGAGTTAGAGAACTCTCTTTATCTCGGCTCGCATTATCCGGCCAACTAACTGGCCGGATATCCGAGATGACTCAGCTCCGTAAGCTAAGTTTGCATAGTAATAACTTTAACGGAATTATTCCGTTAACGTTATCACAGTGCACGCTTTTACGAGCTGTTTATTTGCAAAATAACTACTTTTCAGGTGTTATTCCGCCATCATTAGGAAACTTAACAAGTTTACTGATACTCAACTTTGCTCATAATCTTCTTTCTGGCTCGATTCCAGATAATTTACCGCCTAATATTCGAAACCTCGATTTATCGGATAATGCATTATCCGGAAACATACCGATGAATCTCACGGTTATGCATCAAATTCAGGTAATTAATTTTTCGTTTAATTCATTATCAGGTCAAATTCCACCTGTTATAGGCGATTTTCAGAGCTTACAGTATCTTTTACTAGACTCGAATGAGTTGTACGGTACAATACCGTCAGCAATCGGTAACTGTTCCGCGCTGATTCATTTCAGCGCGGATAATAACCGGCTATCGGGACTAATTCCGGCGAGTCTCGGCGAGATTTCACATCTTGAAGTAGTATCTGTTTCTGGTAACGATTTAACAGGTTCTATCCCTAATTCGTTGTTATTGAACGACAATTCTTCGATTAGAATAATCAATTTTGGAGTTAATTCGCTCACGGGATTCGGAAACATTATAAATGCACAAAATACGACAACGTTTTCAAGGTCAATTGAAGTATTAAACGTGCACGAGAATCACGTGAATGAAACGTTTCCAGTTTGGGTGACGAATTTACGCACGCTCAGATCGTTGGATTTATCTGGTAATTCGTTTTTTGGGAGGTTGCCAGGTGAAATTGGTAATTTGGTAGATTTGGTTGAACTTAAAGTGGCTAATAATTTATTATTTGGTGATGTTCCAACTGAAATTGGAAAATGTACTTTGTTAAATGTGGTTGATCTTGAAGGTAATAAGCTATCAGGTACAATTCCTGATGTTTTGGGGGAGTTAGTGAAGTTAAAGTATGTTTCATTGGGAAGAAATCAATTAAATGGAAATGTACCTTTGACTATTGTTAATTTGCTAGGGCTCGAAACGTTGAATTTGGGGGAGAATAAGTTAACTGGAGTTTTGCCTGGTGAATTAACAAGGCTTAGCAACTTAACTTCGTTGAATTTGAGCTATAACAATTTTTCTGGCGAGTTTCCGAATTTTTTTGGGGGTTTTAAGGGTTTAACGGAGTTAAACGTGAGTGGTGGTCAGTTTTCCGGTGAATTTCCGGCTTCTATTGTGAATTTACGAAGTTTAAGTACTCTTGATTTGAGTAAGCAGAGGTTTTCGGGCGAGTTACCAGTTGAGTTATTCGGGTTACCGAATTTAAGAGTTGTTTGTTTAGAAGAAAATGAATTTTTCGGTGATGTTCCTGAAGGTTTTAGTAGTTTGTCAAGCTTGGAGCATTTAAATCTATCATCGAATTTGTTTTCGGGTGATATTCCTAAGGAGTACGGGTACCTTTCGTCACTCGTTGTGCTTTCTGTTTCGAATAACAGAATAACTGATTCTATTCCGGCTGCATTGGGGAATTTATCGAGTCTTGAAGTTCTTGAACTCGATCGAAATGAGTTGACCGGGTCAATTCCGGTGACTATATCAGAATTATATAATTTGAAACGACTTGATCTAAGTCATAACAGATTAACAGGCGAAATCCCAGAAAGTATTTCGAATTGTTTGTCGCTTGATTCGTTGTTATTGGATTCGAATAATCTTTCCGGGAGTATACCAGAATCAATCTCGAAGTTGTCAAATTTAACGGAATTGGATCTCTCTTCGAATATTTTGACTGGCAAAATACCGGGAAGTCTTACTATGATTACTGATTTGAAGCATTTGAACCTTTCGAGGAACGATCTTGAAGGTGAGATCCCGAAAATGTTAGCTTCTCGATTTACAGATTCATCGGCGTTCGGAATGAATACACATTTATGTGGGAAGCCATTGAGAAAAAAATGTAGGAAAAAGGTGCCGAAAAAACTAATACTTGTGATTTGTTTAGCGGCTGGTGGCGGTTTGTTGTTGTTAATTTTATGTTGCGGGTACGTTTGTTTGCTTCTACGATGGCGGAAAAAGTTGTCGAGAATGGGAAAAGCGGGTGGCGTAAAGAAACCGAGCCCGGGCCGTGGAAGTTCGGGTCGGGACGGTAGTAGTGGAGGGGAAAACGGGCCTCCGAAAGTGGTGCTTTTCAAAAACAAGATCACTTATTCGGATGCACTCGATGCAACGagacaatttgatgaagaaaatgtaTTGAGTCGGGGTACATTCGGGCTTCTTTTCAAAGCCTCGTTTAGTGACGGGACAGTACTTTCCATCCGTCGACTTCCTGATACTTCGGTTCCCGAATCGACTTTTAAAAAAGAAGCTGAGTCGCTCGGGAAAGTCAAACATCGGAATTTGACCGTTCTTCGTGGGTACTTTGCAAGCCGGTCTGATAATGTCCGGTTACTTGTTTACGACTACATGCCAAATGGAAACTTAGCTACTCTTCTTCAAGAGGCATCACATCAAGATGGGCATGTTTTGAATTGGCCAATGAGGCATTTGATCGCGTTAGGAATCGCACGTGGGCTTGCGTTTGTACATTCGATCCCGATGGTTCATGGAGACATTAAGCCACACAACATACTATTTGATGCTGACTTTGAAGCTCATATATCtgattttggtctcaacaagttaactgcACCTGTACAAGTGGAAGCATCGACATCCTCGACCACAAGCCCGATTGGAACGGTTGGGTATGTTGCGCCCGAGGCCACGTTAACTGGCGAAATGACAAAAGAAGCCGATGTGTATAGTTATGGAGTTGTGTTGTTAGAGATTTTAACCGGGAGAAACCCGGTTATGTTTAATCATGATGAAGATATCGTTAAGTGGGTTAAGAGGCAGTTACAACAAGGCCAAATTTCGGAACTTTTGGAACCGGGTTTGCTTGAACTTGACCCGGAATCATCCGAGTGGGAAGAGTTTTTGTTAGGACTAAAAGTCGGGTTACTTTGCACTACATCCGACCCGACTGATAGACCTGCAATGTTGGATGTGGTGTTCATGCTTGAAGGATGTCGGGTCGGGCCAGACTTACCATCATCAGCTGACCCGACGTCAATTCCTTCTCCTATTTAA
- the LOC139892346 gene encoding V-type proton ATPase 16 kDa proteolipid subunit-like, with protein sequence MSSTFSGDETAPFFGFLGAAAALVFSCMGAAYGTAKSGVGVASMGVMRPELVMKSIVPVVMAGVLGIYGLIIAVIISTGINPKAKSYYLFDGYAHLSSGIACGLAGLSAGMAIGIVGDAGVRANAQQPKLFVGMILILIFAEALALYGLIVGIILSSRAGQSRAD encoded by the exons ATGTCTTCAACATTCTCCGGCGATGAAACGGCACCGTTCTTTGGATTTCTCGGTGCCGCAGCAGCCCTAGTTTTCTCCT GTATGGGAGCGGCGTATGGTACGGCTAAGAGTGGTGTAGGAGTTGCGTCAATGGGAGTAATGAGACCGGAATTGGTGATGAAGTCGATTGTGCCGGTGGTTATGGCTGGTGTGTTAGGTATTTATGGATTGATTATTGCTGTTATCATCAGTACTGGTATCAACCCTAAGGCGAAATCGTATTATTTGTTTGATGGATACGCTCATCTGTCTTCTGGTATTGCTTGTGGTCTTGCTGGTCTTTCTGCTGGTATGGCTATTGGAATTGTTGGTGATGCAGGTGTCAG AGCCAATGCGCAACAACCCAAACTATTCGTTGGAATGATCCTGATTCTCATTTTCGCTGAAGCTCTGGCTCTATATGGTCTTATTGTTGGCATCATCCTTTCTTCTCGAGCTGGTCAATCCAGAGCAGACTAG